A single genomic interval of Microbacterium sp. BLY harbors:
- a CDS encoding MFS transporter, with protein sequence MADTALPSRTSLAERLDVLPFTRRHLRLLTGSGVGWALDAMDVGLISFIIAALTQQWDLTKSEAGWIASLGFVGMAVGATLGGLLADRFGRRQVFALTLLVYGIATGASALVGSVAALLVLRFFVGLGLGAELPVASTYVSEFAPARIRGRLIVILEAFWAVGWTASALIGFFVIPASESGWRWAFALGAVPAVYALVVRWGLPESPRWLASRGRIAEADRIAAAFEADAGVAHTPPIRKEPASRAIAMTARARLATLWNAEFRVRTACLWLVWLAVNFAYYGAFIWIPSILVDAGFDLVRSFGFTLIITLAQLPGYAVAAWLIEVWGRRITLSVFLLGATASAVVFGTATTVPMIIGAGMALSFFTLGAWGALYAVTPEIYPTSLRGTGAGWAAGVGRIASIVAPLAVPVLLGAGGAPLLFVMFAACFLVAAAAAWGLADRSGVALDDR encoded by the coding sequence ATGGCCGATACCGCCCTGCCGAGCCGCACGTCGCTCGCCGAGCGCCTCGACGTCCTCCCGTTCACCCGCCGGCACCTGCGCCTGCTCACGGGTTCCGGCGTCGGCTGGGCGCTCGACGCGATGGACGTCGGACTCATCTCGTTCATCATCGCGGCGCTCACGCAGCAGTGGGATCTCACCAAGAGCGAAGCCGGCTGGATCGCGTCGCTCGGCTTCGTCGGTATGGCGGTCGGCGCGACCCTCGGCGGTCTCCTCGCTGACCGCTTCGGTCGTCGCCAGGTGTTCGCTCTCACGCTTCTCGTCTACGGCATCGCAACGGGAGCGAGCGCGCTCGTCGGATCAGTGGCGGCCCTGCTCGTGCTGCGCTTCTTCGTCGGCCTCGGGCTCGGCGCGGAACTGCCCGTGGCGTCGACCTACGTGAGCGAGTTCGCCCCTGCACGCATCCGCGGGCGGCTGATCGTCATCCTCGAAGCGTTCTGGGCCGTCGGCTGGACGGCCTCCGCGCTCATCGGGTTCTTCGTCATCCCCGCGTCCGAGTCAGGGTGGCGGTGGGCCTTCGCGCTGGGCGCGGTCCCCGCCGTCTATGCGCTCGTCGTGCGGTGGGGTCTGCCCGAATCACCGCGCTGGCTGGCGTCGCGCGGACGCATCGCGGAGGCCGATCGCATCGCGGCGGCGTTCGAGGCCGACGCCGGTGTCGCGCACACCCCGCCCATCCGGAAGGAGCCGGCGTCGCGGGCGATCGCGATGACGGCACGGGCCCGGCTCGCGACCCTCTGGAATGCCGAGTTCCGCGTGCGGACGGCGTGCCTGTGGCTCGTGTGGCTGGCCGTGAACTTCGCGTACTACGGGGCGTTCATCTGGATCCCCAGCATTCTCGTGGATGCCGGATTCGACCTCGTCCGCTCGTTCGGCTTCACCCTCATCATCACGCTCGCGCAGCTTCCGGGCTATGCCGTGGCGGCCTGGCTCATCGAGGTGTGGGGACGCCGCATCACGCTGTCGGTCTTCCTGCTGGGGGCGACCGCCTCGGCCGTCGTCTTCGGCACCGCCACGACCGTGCCGATGATCATCGGGGCGGGCATGGCCCTGTCGTTCTTCACGCTCGGTGCCTGGGGCGCGCTCTACGCCGTGACGCCCGAGATCTATCCGACCTCGCTGCGCGGCACCGGGGCCGGCTGGGCCGCCGGGGTGGGCCGCATCGCCTCCATCGTGGCGCCCCTCGCCGTTCCCGTCCTCCTCGGGGCCGGCGGCGCGCCCCTGCTGTTCGTCATGTTCGCGGCCTGCTTCCTCGTCGCTGCGGCGGCGGCCTGGGGACTCGCCGACCGGAGCGGAGTGGCGCTGGACGATCGGTGA
- a CDS encoding hotdog fold thioesterase yields the protein MSEVATSEGLEWAAARGMGALAEKMGMEFIEFGVDRCVATMPVEGNTQPVGLMHGGAYVVLGESLGSMAANLHAGAGRLAVGVDINATHTRSATSGIVTGVCTPVHLGRSITVHEIVVTDDQGRRCSTIRITNMIKDAPAER from the coding sequence ATGAGCGAGGTCGCCACCAGCGAAGGACTCGAGTGGGCCGCCGCCCGCGGCATGGGAGCCCTGGCCGAGAAGATGGGCATGGAGTTCATCGAGTTCGGCGTGGACCGGTGCGTGGCGACCATGCCGGTCGAGGGCAACACCCAGCCGGTCGGCCTCATGCACGGCGGTGCGTACGTCGTCCTCGGAGAGTCACTCGGGTCCATGGCGGCCAATCTGCATGCGGGAGCGGGCCGCCTCGCGGTCGGCGTCGACATCAACGCCACCCACACCCGCTCGGCCACCTCGGGCATCGTGACCGGCGTCTGCACGCCCGTCCATCTGGGCCGCAGCATCACGGTGCACGAGATCGTCGTCACCGACGATCAGGGACGCCGCTGCTCGACCATCCGGATCACCAACATGATCAAGGACGCTCCCGCCGAGCGCTGA
- a CDS encoding LLM class flavin-dependent oxidoreductase, translating to MDIEFGLDTFGDITRDQDGELLSGAQTIRNVVAQAELADTVGVDFFGVGEHHRREFAVSSPEMVLAAIAARTERIRLGTAVTVLSSDDPVRVFERFSTLDALSGGRAEVVLGRGSFIESFPLFGYDLRDYDRLFEEKLELFVELLKEEPVTWSGSLRPSLENADVFPKTETGLRTWVGVGGSPESVVRVARHGLGLMLAIIGGPAGRFKPFVDLYHRSVASFGTTAHPVAVHSPGHIAPTDAEAWDEAYPGFEAMNNTIGRERGWPPYSRARFQNDIGPEGSLYAGSPERVAAKIADTITTLGLGRFDLKYATGTLSHESMMRSIELYGTEVIPRVRKLLADRD from the coding sequence ATGGACATCGAGTTCGGGCTGGACACGTTCGGCGACATCACCCGGGATCAGGACGGCGAGCTGCTCAGCGGTGCGCAGACGATCCGGAACGTCGTGGCACAGGCGGAGCTGGCCGACACGGTCGGCGTGGACTTCTTCGGGGTGGGGGAGCACCACCGGCGCGAGTTCGCGGTGTCGTCCCCGGAGATGGTGCTCGCGGCCATCGCCGCCCGCACCGAGCGGATCCGGCTGGGAACCGCCGTGACCGTCCTGTCCTCGGACGACCCGGTGCGCGTGTTCGAGCGCTTCTCGACCCTCGACGCCCTGTCCGGCGGGCGGGCGGAGGTGGTGCTCGGGCGCGGTTCGTTCATCGAGTCCTTCCCGCTGTTCGGCTACGACCTGCGCGATTACGACCGGCTGTTCGAGGAGAAGCTCGAGCTGTTCGTCGAACTCCTCAAGGAGGAGCCCGTGACCTGGTCCGGCTCTCTGCGCCCCTCGCTCGAGAACGCGGACGTCTTCCCCAAGACGGAGACGGGATTGCGAACGTGGGTCGGCGTGGGCGGCAGCCCTGAGTCCGTCGTGCGGGTCGCGCGTCATGGGCTGGGGCTGATGCTGGCGATCATCGGCGGCCCGGCCGGGCGATTCAAGCCGTTCGTCGACCTCTACCACCGCTCGGTCGCCTCCTTCGGAACCACCGCCCATCCCGTGGCCGTGCACTCGCCCGGCCATATCGCCCCCACCGACGCGGAGGCCTGGGACGAGGCCTACCCGGGCTTCGAGGCGATGAACAACACCATCGGTCGGGAGCGCGGCTGGCCGCCCTACAGCCGCGCGCGGTTCCAGAACGACATCGGCCCCGAGGGCTCTCTCTACGCCGGGTCGCCGGAGCGTGTCGCGGCGAAGATCGCCGACACGATCACGACCCTGGGCCTCGGCCGCTTCGACCTGAAGTACGCGACGGGCACCCTCTCGCACGAGTCGATGATGCGCAGCATCGAGCTGTACGGCACCGAGGTGATCCCTCGGGTGCGGAAGCTCCTCGCCGACCGCGACTGA
- a CDS encoding triacylglycerol lipase, giving the protein MADRGAHRVRPAGEDTIGVLRRLGWWVADYAYAGFWQVRAFFGRDQADDFATGARAPIVVLAGVYETWRFLEPLIVALHDRGHPVHVVDALRRNRFPVQDEADQVADYLRAHDLSGVILVAHSKGGLAGKLVMTGPEGGRIRGMLAIATPFGGSRYARLLPGRVLRAFSPDDPSIVALNRELAVNARIVSIYAAFDPHIPEGSELPGAKNVVLETGGHFRILAHPRVLAELAALAE; this is encoded by the coding sequence ATGGCCGACCGTGGTGCCCACCGCGTCCGCCCGGCGGGGGAGGACACCATCGGCGTCCTGAGGAGGCTGGGCTGGTGGGTCGCGGACTACGCGTATGCGGGGTTCTGGCAGGTCCGCGCGTTCTTCGGCCGGGATCAGGCCGACGACTTCGCCACCGGAGCGCGCGCCCCGATCGTCGTCCTCGCCGGCGTCTACGAGACCTGGCGCTTCCTGGAGCCGCTCATCGTGGCGCTGCACGACCGGGGCCACCCCGTGCACGTCGTGGACGCACTGCGCCGCAACCGGTTCCCGGTGCAGGACGAAGCAGATCAGGTGGCCGACTACCTGCGCGCGCACGACCTCTCCGGCGTCATCCTCGTCGCGCACAGCAAGGGGGGCCTCGCCGGGAAGCTCGTGATGACCGGCCCGGAGGGAGGGCGGATCCGCGGCATGCTCGCCATCGCCACGCCGTTCGGCGGCTCCCGGTACGCGCGGCTGCTGCCCGGCCGGGTGCTGCGGGCGTTCTCGCCGGACGATCCCTCGATCGTGGCCTTGAATCGCGAACTCGCCGTGAACGCGCGCATCGTCTCGATCTACGCCGCTTTCGATCCGCACATCCCCGAGGGCAGCGAACTGCCGGGGGCCAAGAACGTCGTGCTGGAGACGGGCGGGCACTTCCGTATCCTCGCCCACCCGCGGGTTCTCGCCGAGCTGGCCGCCCTCGCCGAGTGA
- the polA gene encoding DNA polymerase I, which translates to MTDSAKPTLMVVDGHSLAYRAFFALPVDNFTTKDNQHTNAIYGFLSMLVNLIKAEQPTHMAIAFDTSRHSFRTDEYPEYKATRSETPQEFKGQIPLLQDCLAAMSIPVLTQEGIEADDILATLSTQGAAQGYDVLVVSGDRDTIQLVTDDVTLLYPSVQGVSQLKRYDPTTVQERYGVRPEQYPDIAALVGETSDNLPGVPKVGEKTAVKWLTQFGSLDELLERAGEIKGVVGGNLRDHIEDVRRNRKLNRLLTDVELPVSPADLAVAPIDAEAVRDIFARLEFRTLLPRVFEAVGAGEVADDPASVVEMPTPAEVPAPDLAAWATAQDGDVALRVVVQSGAPVRIGAATGTELSELDWSDEAAAALRTWLESDAPKVLHDAKPQVKALLRQGIRLGGLAYDTSLAGWLLRPSFPDKTLSDLVQRYLGEKLPEADPSQLVPETEGATPSQEAWFILRVAEALRNDLPEPVDAVLRDIELPTLRTLADMELAGVAVSHEVLSTFSGELATRADALAQEAFSVVGREFNLGSPKQLQEVLFEDLQLPKTRKTKTGYSTDAAVLADLQESHPHPFLSLLLQHREATKLRQIIESLDTAIGADHRVHTTYVQTGSQTGRLSSTDPNLQNIPVRTEESRRIRSAFQVGEGYETLLTADYSQIEMRIMAHLSGDEGLIEAFNSGEDLHRFVGARVFGVDPSEVTPAMRTKVKAMSYGLVYGLSAFGLSKQLRIEQSEAKQLMVEYFARFGAVRDYLRASVMKAKEVGYTETIFGRRRPFPDLASPNRVLRENAERAALNAPIQGSAADIMKIALFHIHDDLHAAKLESRVLLQIHDELVVEVAAGEWDAVEQIVRTRMGDAAQLSVPLDVQVGRGRDWNEAAH; encoded by the coding sequence GTGACGGACTCCGCAAAGCCTACCCTCATGGTCGTCGACGGCCACTCGCTCGCCTACCGGGCCTTCTTCGCTCTCCCGGTCGACAACTTCACCACCAAGGACAACCAGCACACGAACGCCATCTACGGGTTCCTGTCCATGCTGGTCAACCTCATCAAGGCCGAGCAGCCGACCCACATGGCCATCGCTTTCGACACGTCGCGGCACTCGTTCCGCACCGACGAGTACCCCGAGTACAAGGCGACCCGGTCGGAGACGCCGCAGGAGTTCAAGGGCCAGATCCCGCTGCTGCAGGACTGCCTCGCCGCGATGTCGATCCCGGTGCTGACGCAGGAGGGCATCGAGGCCGACGACATCCTCGCCACCCTCTCCACCCAGGGGGCGGCCCAGGGCTACGACGTTCTCGTGGTGTCGGGAGACCGCGACACCATCCAGCTCGTCACCGACGACGTCACGCTGCTGTATCCGTCCGTGCAGGGTGTCTCGCAGCTCAAGCGCTACGACCCGACGACCGTGCAGGAGCGGTACGGCGTCCGCCCCGAGCAGTATCCCGACATCGCCGCCCTCGTCGGCGAGACCAGCGACAACCTCCCCGGCGTGCCGAAGGTGGGGGAGAAGACGGCCGTCAAGTGGCTCACCCAGTTCGGGTCCCTCGACGAGCTGCTCGAGCGCGCGGGCGAGATCAAGGGCGTGGTCGGCGGCAACCTCCGCGACCACATCGAGGACGTCCGGCGCAACCGCAAGCTCAACCGTCTTCTCACCGATGTCGAGCTGCCGGTGTCGCCCGCCGACCTCGCGGTCGCACCGATCGACGCCGAGGCCGTCCGCGACATCTTCGCCCGGCTGGAGTTCCGCACGCTGCTGCCGCGGGTCTTCGAGGCCGTCGGCGCGGGCGAGGTGGCCGACGACCCGGCGTCCGTCGTCGAGATGCCCACGCCGGCCGAGGTGCCCGCCCCCGATCTCGCCGCCTGGGCCACGGCGCAGGACGGAGACGTCGCCCTGCGGGTCGTCGTGCAGTCCGGAGCACCCGTGCGCATCGGCGCCGCCACGGGCACCGAGCTGAGCGAGCTCGACTGGTCGGACGAGGCCGCTGCGGCGCTGCGCACGTGGCTGGAGTCCGACGCGCCCAAGGTGCTGCACGACGCCAAGCCACAGGTGAAGGCGCTGCTCCGTCAGGGCATCCGTCTGGGCGGGCTCGCCTACGACACGAGCCTCGCGGGCTGGCTGCTCCGCCCCAGCTTCCCCGACAAGACGCTGTCCGACCTCGTCCAGCGCTACCTGGGGGAGAAGCTCCCCGAAGCCGATCCGTCTCAGCTCGTGCCCGAGACCGAGGGCGCCACCCCGTCGCAGGAGGCGTGGTTCATCCTCCGTGTGGCCGAGGCGCTGCGGAACGACCTGCCGGAACCGGTCGACGCCGTGCTCCGCGACATCGAGCTGCCGACGCTCCGCACGCTCGCCGACATGGAGCTCGCTGGCGTCGCCGTGTCGCACGAGGTGCTCTCGACGTTCTCCGGTGAACTGGCGACGCGGGCGGACGCCCTGGCCCAGGAGGCGTTCTCGGTCGTCGGTCGCGAGTTCAACCTCGGGTCGCCCAAGCAGCTCCAGGAGGTGCTGTTCGAAGATCTGCAGCTCCCGAAGACGCGCAAGACGAAGACCGGGTACTCGACCGATGCGGCGGTGCTCGCGGACCTGCAGGAGTCCCACCCGCACCCATTCCTCAGCCTGCTGTTGCAGCACCGCGAGGCGACGAAGCTGCGGCAGATCATCGAGTCGCTCGACACCGCGATCGGTGCCGACCACCGCGTCCACACGACGTACGTGCAGACCGGCAGCCAGACCGGACGTCTGTCCAGCACCGACCCGAACCTGCAGAACATCCCGGTCCGCACCGAGGAGTCACGGCGCATCCGCAGCGCCTTCCAGGTCGGCGAGGGGTACGAGACGCTGCTCACCGCCGACTACTCGCAGATCGAGATGCGGATCATGGCGCACCTCTCGGGCGACGAGGGGCTCATCGAAGCCTTCAACAGCGGCGAAGACCTGCACCGTTTCGTCGGCGCCCGCGTGTTCGGCGTCGATCCCTCCGAGGTCACGCCGGCGATGCGCACCAAGGTGAAGGCGATGTCGTACGGCCTCGTCTACGGCCTCTCCGCGTTCGGACTCTCCAAGCAGCTGCGCATCGAGCAGTCCGAGGCGAAGCAGCTCATGGTCGAGTACTTCGCACGGTTCGGCGCGGTCCGTGACTACCTGCGGGCCTCCGTGATGAAGGCCAAGGAGGTCGGCTACACCGAGACGATCTTCGGGCGCCGACGGCCGTTCCCCGACCTCGCGAGCCCGAACCGTGTGCTGCGTGAGAACGCCGAGCGCGCGGCCCTCAACGCTCCGATCCAGGGCAGCGCGGCCGACATCATGAAGATCGCGCTCTTCCACATCCACGACGATCTCCACGCCGCGAAGCTGGAGTCACGGGTGCTGCTGCAGATCCACGACGAACTCGTCGTCGAGGTCGCGGCAGGGGAGTGGGATGCGGTGGAGCAGATCGTCCGCACGCGCATGGGCGACGCCGCCCAGCTCTCCGTGCCGCTCGATGTGCAGGTGGGCCGCGGTCGGGACTGGAACGAAGCAGCGCACTGA
- a CDS encoding GNAT family N-acetyltransferase, whose protein sequence is MLRVDAEHVLRPVRSGDGAALARAYRANREHLAPWEPTRTEAFFSEEWQEQNAQQCVAEAALGRSLRFVILSDDGEIRGRMNLNTIVRGAFWSADLGYWIDASRLRRGLARRAVALVATHARDELRLHRLQASTLLHNMASQRVLTANGFERIGVAPKYLRIAGEWQDHILFQLLLEEPLSARRERP, encoded by the coding sequence GTGCTCCGGGTCGATGCCGAGCACGTGTTGCGCCCTGTCCGCTCCGGTGACGGCGCCGCCTTGGCGCGCGCCTACCGCGCCAACAGGGAGCATCTGGCCCCGTGGGAGCCGACGCGCACCGAGGCCTTCTTCTCGGAGGAGTGGCAGGAACAGAACGCGCAGCAGTGCGTCGCCGAGGCCGCGCTCGGTCGCAGTCTCCGATTCGTGATCCTGTCCGACGACGGAGAGATCCGCGGTCGTATGAACCTCAACACGATCGTTCGCGGCGCGTTCTGGAGTGCGGATCTCGGGTACTGGATCGACGCCTCCCGGCTGCGCCGGGGTCTGGCCCGCCGCGCGGTCGCGCTGGTCGCGACCCATGCCAGGGACGAGCTGCGGCTCCACCGGCTGCAGGCATCGACCCTGCTGCACAACATGGCGTCGCAGCGGGTCCTCACTGCGAACGGCTTCGAGCGGATCGGGGTCGCGCCGAAGTATCTGCGGATCGCCGGCGAGTGGCAGGACCACATCCTGTTCCAGCTGCTGCTGGAGGAGCCGCTCAGCGCTCGGCGGGAGCGTCCTTGA
- a CDS encoding SGNH/GDSL hydrolase family protein → MADVRFVAIGDSFTEGVGDVLPDGRERGWADIAAQGWADAAGHPIQYANLAIRGKLAWPIVEEQLEPALALRPTHLSFNGGGNDMLRPRTDVEHIADAFSRVLRRCDEEGVTMILLSGANPSGQLPMGSLVQRRGDLLSEAVLRRIEDRPDVIRALNWPDKELSQPAYWSEDRLHMNAAGHHRVAARVLHGLGFEPPESWWAPVDRWTAGPAGLAYYREFVGPWVRRRVTKTSSGDGRAAKYPTWVERTPA, encoded by the coding sequence GTGGCTGATGTACGTTTCGTCGCGATAGGCGACTCCTTCACCGAAGGCGTGGGCGATGTGCTCCCCGATGGGCGCGAGCGCGGTTGGGCCGACATCGCCGCGCAGGGGTGGGCGGATGCCGCCGGGCACCCCATCCAGTACGCGAACCTGGCGATCCGGGGGAAGCTGGCCTGGCCGATCGTCGAGGAGCAGCTCGAGCCTGCGCTCGCTCTGCGTCCGACGCACCTGTCGTTCAACGGTGGCGGCAACGACATGCTGCGGCCGCGGACCGACGTGGAGCACATCGCTGATGCGTTCAGCCGGGTGCTGCGACGGTGCGACGAGGAGGGCGTGACGATGATCCTGCTCTCCGGCGCCAACCCCAGCGGGCAGCTCCCGATGGGCTCTCTCGTGCAGCGCCGTGGCGACCTGCTCTCCGAGGCGGTCCTGCGGCGGATCGAGGACCGGCCCGACGTGATCCGCGCCCTCAACTGGCCGGACAAGGAGCTGTCGCAGCCGGCCTATTGGTCGGAGGACCGCCTGCACATGAACGCAGCCGGCCACCATCGTGTGGCGGCGCGGGTGCTCCACGGCCTCGGTTTCGAGCCTCCGGAGAGCTGGTGGGCGCCGGTCGATCGGTGGACCGCCGGCCCCGCGGGTCTCGCTTACTACCGGGAGTTCGTCGGGCCGTGGGTGCGTCGTCGTGTGACGAAAACCTCGTCCGGAGACGGCCGTGCGGCGAAGTACCCGACCTGGGTCGAGCGGACGCCGGCGTGA
- a CDS encoding ANTAR domain-containing response regulator, whose product MTEQEQAEQPTASAPRRVVVAEDESLIRLDIVEILRDNGFDVVGEAGDGETAVALATELRPDLVIMDVKMPQLDGISAAEKLHKGNIAPVVLLTAFSQKELVERASEAGALAYVVKPFTPNDLLPAIEIALARHEQIITLEAEVADMVERFETRKLVDRAKGLLNEKMGLSEPEAFRWIQKASMDRRLTMQDVAKAIIEQLAPKK is encoded by the coding sequence GTGACCGAGCAAGAACAGGCTGAGCAGCCCACGGCATCCGCACCCCGACGCGTCGTCGTCGCCGAAGACGAGTCGCTGATCCGTCTCGACATCGTCGAGATCCTCCGCGACAACGGCTTCGATGTCGTCGGTGAGGCCGGCGACGGTGAGACGGCGGTGGCCCTCGCGACCGAGCTGCGTCCCGACCTCGTCATCATGGACGTGAAGATGCCCCAGCTCGACGGCATCAGCGCCGCCGAGAAGCTGCACAAGGGCAACATCGCACCGGTCGTGCTGCTCACGGCCTTCAGCCAGAAGGAGCTCGTCGAGCGTGCGAGCGAGGCCGGGGCCCTGGCGTACGTGGTGAAGCCCTTCACCCCGAACGACCTCCTCCCGGCGATCGAGATCGCGCTGGCCCGTCACGAGCAGATCATCACGCTCGAGGCCGAGGTCGCCGACATGGTCGAGCGCTTCGAGACCCGCAAGCTGGTCGATCGCGCCAAGGGGCTGCTGAACGAGAAGATGGGCCTGAGCGAGCCCGAGGCTTTCCGCTGGATCCAGAAGGCGTCGATGGACCGTCGCCTGACGATGCAGGACGTCGCCAAGGCGATCATCGAGCAGCTCGCGCCCAAGAAGTAG
- a CDS encoding DUF885 domain-containing protein translates to MTSAPRTPSAIDTVADEWVDTIAVLAPTLGTYIGRSEVNDRFGDLSPEGHEEIAAATRATLDKLSALEPVDAIDEVTKTDLSAELRLDLELHEAKWHLRDLNVIASAAQDVRSAFDLMPSATVEDWEVISTRLSAVPAALRGYIETLRLGIAEGVTPARRQVAEVATQIDRYIADDGFFAAFVAHADPEEGQLPASLARALADNSAAARVAYGELRRFLAEELAPEAGENDAVGRELYALNSRRFLGATIDLDETYEWGREELARMVAEQTAIANEILPGASVEEAVAHLESDPARKLVGTDALQQWMQETSDRAVAELGASHFDIPEAIRTLECMIAPTQEGGIYYTGPTDDFSRPGRMWWSVPEGVTEFDTWRELTTVYHEGVPGHHLQIAQAVYNRAELNSWRRLLAGTSGHAEGWALYAERLMEQLGYLDDPADRLGMLDGQRMRAARVVLDIGVHLGKPRLDGDGVWDADYALDFLRRNVNMSDQFVQFEVNRYLGWPGQAPSYKVGQRIWEQVRDAVQQAEGDAFSFKGFHKRALDLGGVGLDTLRSALLPR, encoded by the coding sequence ATGACTTCAGCACCCCGCACCCCTTCTGCCATCGACACGGTCGCCGATGAATGGGTCGACACGATCGCTGTCCTGGCGCCGACTCTCGGCACCTACATCGGCCGCTCCGAGGTCAACGACCGGTTCGGCGATCTGAGCCCGGAAGGTCATGAGGAGATCGCCGCGGCGACCCGGGCCACGCTCGACAAGCTCTCCGCGCTGGAGCCCGTCGATGCGATCGACGAGGTCACCAAGACCGACCTCAGCGCCGAACTGCGCCTCGACCTCGAGCTGCACGAGGCGAAGTGGCACCTGCGCGATCTGAACGTCATCGCATCCGCCGCACAGGACGTGCGCTCCGCGTTCGACCTGATGCCCTCCGCCACGGTCGAGGACTGGGAGGTCATCTCCACGCGACTCTCCGCGGTTCCCGCCGCGCTGCGGGGGTACATCGAGACGCTCCGTCTGGGCATCGCCGAGGGCGTCACGCCCGCACGACGCCAGGTTGCGGAGGTCGCGACACAGATCGACCGCTACATCGCCGACGACGGCTTCTTCGCGGCGTTCGTCGCCCATGCGGACCCGGAGGAAGGGCAGCTGCCCGCGTCTCTCGCGCGTGCCCTGGCCGACAACTCCGCGGCCGCCCGGGTCGCCTACGGTGAGCTGCGCCGGTTCCTGGCCGAGGAACTGGCCCCCGAGGCCGGAGAGAACGACGCCGTCGGTCGCGAGCTCTACGCTCTGAACTCCCGCCGGTTCCTCGGCGCGACCATCGACCTCGACGAGACCTACGAGTGGGGTCGCGAAGAGCTCGCCCGCATGGTGGCCGAGCAGACGGCGATCGCGAACGAGATCCTCCCCGGCGCCTCCGTGGAGGAGGCCGTCGCGCACCTGGAATCCGACCCCGCGCGCAAGCTCGTCGGCACGGACGCGCTCCAGCAGTGGATGCAGGAGACCAGCGACCGCGCGGTCGCCGAGCTGGGCGCCTCGCACTTCGACATCCCCGAGGCCATCCGCACCCTGGAGTGCATGATCGCGCCGACGCAGGAGGGCGGGATCTACTACACCGGTCCCACCGACGACTTCTCCCGCCCCGGTCGCATGTGGTGGTCGGTCCCCGAGGGCGTCACCGAGTTCGACACGTGGCGCGAACTCACCACCGTGTACCACGAGGGTGTGCCGGGGCATCATCTCCAGATCGCCCAGGCCGTCTACAACCGCGCCGAGCTCAACTCCTGGCGGCGGCTGCTCGCCGGCACGTCGGGGCACGCGGAGGGCTGGGCGCTGTATGCGGAGCGGCTGATGGAGCAGCTCGGTTACCTCGATGACCCGGCGGATCGCCTCGGCATGCTGGACGGGCAGCGAATGCGGGCGGCGCGCGTGGTCCTCGACATCGGCGTGCACCTCGGCAAGCCCCGTCTCGACGGTGACGGCGTCTGGGATGCCGACTACGCGCTCGACTTCCTCCGTCGCAACGTCAACATGTCGGACCAGTTCGTGCAGTTCGAGGTCAACCGGTACCTCGGCTGGCCGGGTCAGGCGCCGTCGTACAAGGTCGGTCAGCGCATCTGGGAGCAGGTGCGCGATGCCGTCCAGCAGGCGGAGGGCGACGCGTTCAGCTTCAAGGGCTTCCACAAGCGGGCCCTCGATCTGGGCGGTGTCGGGCTGGACACGCTGCGGAGCGCGCTGCTCCCTCGGTGA